The Paraburkholderia sp. SOS3 genome includes a region encoding these proteins:
- a CDS encoding GTP-binding protein produces the protein MNQPPLPVTVLSGFLGAGKTTLLNHILANRAGLRVAVIVNDLAAVNIDAALVRDAAELSHVEEQLVEMSNGCICCTLRDDLLAEIRRLAAENRFDAILIESTGVAEPMPIAETFTFVDDDGASLADIARLDTMVTVVDAFNFLRDYACADGLAERGIAASEQDDRTLVELLIDQIEFCDVLVVNKADLVSADELAKLQRILAQINPRAVQIVSRFGAVPLSELLDTKRFDFDSASNAPGWLASLHHDHEHAHTGEADQYGIGHFVYRARRPFHPERLWALMHEEWQGILRTKGFFWLATRNDMGGMLSQAGGACRHGPAGMWWAAQDRSEWPEGDDELMAEITADWYGDLDDATIGDRRQELVMIGVDIDRAHWQAKFDACLLTDDEYALGPDGWLQFVDPFPSWDANFEDDETHDHDHDHAHDDSHDHREGQIVHRH, from the coding sequence ATGAACCAGCCGCCACTGCCCGTCACCGTGCTCTCCGGTTTTCTGGGCGCCGGCAAGACGACGCTCCTCAATCACATCCTCGCGAACCGGGCAGGACTTCGTGTCGCCGTTATCGTCAACGACCTCGCCGCCGTCAATATCGACGCCGCGCTGGTGCGCGATGCCGCCGAACTTTCGCATGTCGAAGAGCAGCTCGTGGAAATGTCGAACGGCTGCATCTGCTGCACGCTGCGCGACGATCTGCTGGCGGAGATCCGGCGCCTTGCCGCCGAAAATCGATTCGATGCAATCCTGATCGAATCGACCGGCGTCGCCGAGCCGATGCCGATCGCCGAAACCTTCACCTTCGTCGATGACGACGGCGCGTCGCTTGCCGACATCGCGCGGCTCGACACGATGGTGACCGTCGTCGATGCCTTCAATTTCCTACGCGACTACGCGTGCGCAGACGGTCTTGCCGAGCGCGGCATCGCCGCATCGGAACAAGACGACCGTACGCTCGTCGAACTGCTGATCGACCAGATCGAATTCTGCGACGTGCTCGTCGTGAACAAGGCCGATCTTGTCAGTGCCGATGAGCTGGCGAAGCTGCAACGCATCCTCGCGCAGATCAACCCGCGCGCGGTGCAAATCGTGAGCCGCTTCGGCGCCGTGCCGTTATCCGAACTCCTCGACACGAAACGCTTCGATTTCGACAGCGCGTCGAATGCGCCAGGCTGGCTCGCGTCGCTGCATCACGACCACGAGCATGCACATACCGGCGAAGCCGACCAGTACGGCATCGGCCATTTCGTTTATCGCGCGCGGCGGCCGTTTCATCCCGAACGTCTATGGGCGCTGATGCACGAAGAGTGGCAAGGAATCCTGCGTACCAAGGGATTTTTCTGGCTCGCGACGCGCAACGACATGGGCGGCATGCTGTCGCAAGCGGGCGGCGCGTGCCGGCACGGGCCGGCCGGCATGTGGTGGGCAGCGCAGGATCGCAGCGAATGGCCGGAGGGCGATGACGAGCTGATGGCTGAAATCACCGCGGACTGGTACGGCGATCTGGACGACGCGACGATCGGCGATCGCCGCCAGGAACTCGTGATGATCGGTGTCGACATCGATCGCGCGCACTGGCAGGCGAAGTTCGACGCTTGCTTGCTGACCGACGACGAATACGCGCTCGGCCCGGACGGCTGGCTGCAGTTCGTGGATCCGTTTCCTTCCTGGGACGCGAATTTCGAAGACGACGAAACGCACGATCATGATCACGACCATGCGCACGACGACAGTCACGACCATCGCGAAGGTCAGATCGTGCATCGTCATTGA
- a CDS encoding GspH/FimT family pseudopilin, with amino-acid sequence MRSLPCPAFARRAASRGARAPLTSRTRVRPDGPFRRQRGFTLLEMMVVLVIAGLLVSLASLSLSRNPRTDLNEEAQRLALLFESAGDEAQVRARPIAWMPLENGFRFDIHTEDGWRTLRDDLLGPRNWEGGVTGVSINYPGSDKQGDRLVFGTESIDTPVTVTLHSGVGSATIVGTGNGRYEVR; translated from the coding sequence ATGCGTTCACTTCCCTGCCCGGCTTTCGCGCGTCGCGCTGCTTCGCGCGGCGCGCGCGCGCCTCTCACGAGCCGGACCCGCGTGAGGCCCGACGGCCCGTTTCGGCGGCAGCGCGGCTTCACGCTGCTCGAGATGATGGTCGTGCTCGTCATCGCGGGCTTGCTGGTTTCGCTCGCGTCGCTGTCGTTGTCGCGTAATCCGCGCACCGATCTGAACGAGGAAGCGCAGCGTCTTGCGCTGCTGTTCGAATCGGCCGGCGACGAAGCGCAGGTGCGTGCGCGGCCGATCGCGTGGATGCCGCTCGAAAACGGCTTCCGTTTCGATATCCATACCGAAGACGGCTGGCGGACGCTGCGCGACGATCTGCTCGGCCCACGCAACTGGGAAGGCGGCGTAACCGGCGTATCGATCAATTACCCGGGCTCGGACAAACAGGGCGACCGCCTCGTGTTCGGCACCGAGAGCATCGACACGCCGGTCACGGTGACGCTCCATTCGGGCGTCGGCAGCGCGACGATCGTCGGTACCGGAAACGGCCGGTATGAGGTGCGTTGA
- a CDS encoding PulJ/GspJ family protein, which translates to MKRTGRFERGVAGGTARGFTLIELLVAIAILAVIAVLSWRGLDQIIRGRQTVTNAMEDERVFAQLFDQMRIDAREAATEDEVGQPSVSVASSGLQIVRELYEPGSPPRLQVVRYRVSAGRITRYASPPLKNLGEVRRAMSGDENANWGAVPLMGGVGMITARIYVTKAGWTTEMKDVQSAMTENVNNLKVPQLGNAPIPRAVTGLEVSIGAAALKRPVTRVFLVGE; encoded by the coding sequence ATGAAACGAACCGGCCGCTTTGAACGCGGCGTGGCCGGCGGCACGGCGCGCGGTTTCACGCTGATCGAGCTGCTCGTCGCGATCGCGATTCTCGCGGTGATCGCCGTGCTGTCGTGGCGCGGCCTCGATCAGATCATCCGTGGCCGGCAGACGGTCACGAACGCGATGGAGGACGAGCGCGTATTCGCGCAACTGTTCGACCAGATGCGCATCGACGCGCGCGAGGCGGCCACCGAGGACGAAGTCGGCCAGCCGTCGGTGTCGGTGGCATCGAGCGGGCTGCAGATCGTGCGCGAGCTGTATGAGCCGGGTTCGCCGCCGCGGCTGCAGGTCGTCCGGTATCGCGTGTCCGCGGGACGCATCACGCGCTACGCATCGCCGCCGCTGAAAAACCTCGGCGAAGTGCGGCGCGCGATGTCGGGCGACGAGAACGCCAACTGGGGCGCCGTGCCGCTGATGGGCGGCGTCGGCATGATTACCGCGCGTATCTATGTGACGAAGGCCGGCTGGACGACCGAAATGAAGGACGTGCAATCCGCGATGACCGAGAACGTGAACAACCTGAAAGTGCCGCAACTCGGCAACGCGCCGATTCCGCGCGCGGTGACCGGGCTCGAGGTCAGCATCGGCGCGGCGGCGTTGAAACGCCCGGTGACGCGGGTGTTCCTCGTCGGGGAGTGA
- the gspG gene encoding type II secretion system major pseudopilin GspG: MQMWTNRRTEIVGARARRQRGFTLIEIMVVIAILGILAALIVPKIMSRPDEARRVAAKQDIGTIMQAMKLYRLDNGRYPTQEQGLRSLVEKPTTDPVPNNWKDGGYLERLPNDPWGNQYQYLNPGVHGEIDVFSYGADGKAGGEGNDADVGSWQ, encoded by the coding sequence ATGCAAATGTGGACGAATCGCCGCACGGAAATCGTGGGTGCCCGCGCCCGTCGTCAACGGGGGTTCACGCTGATCGAAATCATGGTCGTGATCGCGATTCTCGGCATTCTCGCCGCGCTGATCGTGCCGAAGATCATGAGCCGGCCCGACGAGGCTCGCCGGGTTGCCGCGAAGCAGGACATCGGCACAATCATGCAGGCGATGAAGCTCTATCGCCTCGACAACGGTCGCTATCCGACCCAGGAGCAGGGGTTGCGCTCGCTCGTCGAAAAGCCGACCACCGACCCCGTGCCGAACAACTGGAAGGACGGCGGCTATCTCGAACGCCTGCCGAACGATCCGTGGGGCAATCAGTACCAGTATCTGAACCCCGGCGTGCACGGCGAAATCGACGTATTCAGCTATGGCGCGGACGGCAAAGCCGGCGGCGAAGGCAACGATGCCGATGTCGGTTCGTGGCAGTGA
- the gspF gene encoding type II secretion system inner membrane protein GspF codes for MPAFRFEAIDAAGKAQKGVLDADSARGARTQLRTQGLTPLVVEPAATRTRGERSQRLSLGRKLSQREQAILTRQLASLLIAGLPLDEALAVLTEQSERDYIRELMAAIRAEVLGGHSLANALSQHPKDFPDIYRALVAAGEHTGKLGLVLSRLADYIEQRNALKQKIVLAFTYPTIVTIIAFGIVTFLLSYVVPQVVNVFASTKQQLPFLTILMMALSGFVRSYWWAMLIAVVVIVYVVRAILKQPGPRLAFDRWLLTAPLFGKLVRGYNTVRFASTLGILTAAGVPILRALQAAGETLSNRAMRLNIDDAIVRVREGTSLSRALGNTKTFPAVLVHLIRSGEATGDVTTMLDRASEGESRELERRTMFLTSLLEPLLILAMGGVVLVIVLAVMMPIIELNNLVQ; via the coding sequence ATGCCTGCATTCCGGTTCGAAGCGATCGACGCCGCAGGCAAGGCGCAAAAAGGCGTCCTCGATGCGGACAGCGCGCGCGGCGCACGCACGCAATTGCGCACACAGGGACTGACGCCGCTCGTCGTCGAACCGGCCGCGACGCGCACGCGCGGCGAACGCAGCCAGCGCCTGTCGCTGGGCCGCAAGCTCTCGCAGCGCGAGCAGGCGATTCTGACGCGTCAGCTCGCAAGCCTGCTGATCGCCGGTTTGCCGCTCGACGAAGCGCTTGCAGTGCTGACCGAGCAATCGGAGCGCGACTATATCCGCGAACTGATGGCTGCGATTCGCGCCGAAGTGCTCGGCGGCCATTCGCTCGCCAACGCGTTGTCGCAGCATCCGAAAGACTTCCCCGACATCTATCGCGCGCTGGTCGCGGCCGGCGAGCATACGGGCAAACTCGGGCTCGTGCTGTCGCGCCTCGCCGATTACATCGAGCAGCGCAACGCACTGAAGCAGAAGATCGTGCTCGCGTTTACGTATCCGACGATCGTCACGATCATTGCGTTCGGCATCGTCACGTTCCTGCTCAGCTACGTGGTGCCGCAAGTCGTCAACGTATTCGCCAGCACGAAACAGCAATTGCCGTTTCTGACGATCCTGATGATGGCGCTGTCCGGATTCGTTCGAAGCTACTGGTGGGCGATGCTGATCGCCGTGGTGGTGATCGTGTACGTCGTGCGGGCGATTCTGAAGCAGCCTGGACCGCGCCTCGCATTCGACCGGTGGCTGCTGACCGCGCCATTGTTCGGCAAGCTCGTGCGCGGCTACAACACGGTGCGTTTCGCGAGCACGCTCGGCATTCTGACCGCGGCTGGCGTGCCGATTCTGCGCGCCTTGCAGGCAGCCGGCGAAACGCTGAGCAACCGCGCGATGCGCTTGAATATCGACGATGCGATCGTGCGTGTGCGCGAAGGTACGTCGCTGTCGCGCGCGCTCGGCAATACGAAGACGTTTCCGGCGGTGCTCGTGCACCTGATCCGTTCAGGCGAAGCGACCGGCGACGTGACGACGATGCTCGATCGCGCGTCGGAAGGCGAATCGCGCGAACTCGAACGCCGCACGATGTTCCTGACGAGTCTGCTCGAACCGCTGCTGATTCTCGCCATGGGTGGCGTCGTGCTCGTGATCGTGCTCGCGGTGATGATGCCGATCATCGAACTGAACAACCTCGTGCAGTAA
- the gspD gene encoding type II secretion system secretin GspD, with protein sequence MRRNRFVLRRSATALVLAGLLAAQVAYAQVTLNFVNADIDQVAKAIGAATGKTIIVDPRVKGQLNLVSENPVPEDQALKTLQAALRMQGFSLVQDHGVLKVVPEADAKLQGVPTYVGNVPSARGDQVVTQVFQLRNESANNLLPILRPLISPNNTIAAYPANNTLVVTDYADNIRRLAQIIAGVDTAAGQQVVVVPLRNANALDVAQQLTKALDPGAIGSTDATLKVSVSADPRTNSLLLRASNVARLNAAKTLARELDAPTAEPGNMHVVQLRNADAVKLAKTLRGMLGKGGGDSSSSGGAGGGGANSFSQNQGAGGFGNSSTGTSGTPPLPGGSSSSFGGSSSLGGGSSFGGGSYGSGAGSSSPFLSSDKDQDDNQPGGMIQADSATNSLIITASDPVYRNLRAVISQLDARRAQVYIEALIVELNSNTSGNLGIQWQVANNSVFAGTNLQTGQSNSIINLTAAAATGTPPGLAGAIANTGGLQQGLNVGWIHNIFGVQGLGALLQALSQTSDANVLSTPNLITLDNEEAKIVVGTNVPITTGSFSNLTSGNTANAFNTFDRVDVGLTLHVKPQITDGGILKLQLYTEDSAIVTGTNNAATNPAGPEFTKRSVQSTVLCDNGEIIVLGGLMQDNYQVQNSKVPLLGDIPWIGQLFRSEQKTREKTNLMVFLRPVILSDAATTQAVSANRYDYIQNLQGAYKSDNNIMRDKDDPVVPPMPVGPSEGGSALNLFDLDKMRRQQMAPPPAAVPAPAPARIPAPAQAPAAAPEPTPVPAWVPEPATATPAPAPAMIPAAPPPAIGTGQGIQSPGAHP encoded by the coding sequence ATGAGAAGAAACCGTTTTGTGTTGCGTCGCTCGGCAACGGCGCTGGTACTGGCTGGCCTTCTTGCCGCGCAAGTCGCGTATGCGCAGGTCACGCTCAACTTCGTCAATGCCGACATCGATCAGGTGGCCAAGGCCATTGGCGCCGCGACGGGCAAAACCATCATTGTTGATCCGCGTGTCAAAGGGCAGCTGAATCTGGTGTCCGAAAACCCCGTACCGGAAGACCAGGCGCTCAAAACGTTGCAGGCCGCCTTGCGGATGCAGGGCTTTTCGCTGGTGCAGGATCATGGGGTGCTGAAAGTCGTACCGGAGGCCGACGCGAAACTGCAAGGCGTGCCGACTTACGTCGGCAATGTACCGTCCGCGCGCGGCGACCAGGTCGTTACGCAGGTCTTCCAGCTCAGAAACGAGTCGGCGAATAATCTGCTGCCGATCCTGCGGCCGCTGATCTCGCCGAACAACACGATCGCCGCGTATCCGGCCAATAACACGCTGGTCGTGACCGACTACGCGGATAACATCCGCCGTCTCGCGCAAATCATCGCGGGCGTCGATACGGCGGCCGGTCAGCAGGTGGTCGTCGTGCCGCTTAGAAACGCGAATGCGCTCGACGTCGCGCAGCAGCTCACGAAGGCGCTCGATCCCGGTGCGATCGGCAGTACCGACGCGACGCTGAAAGTGTCGGTGTCCGCCGACCCGCGCACCAATTCGCTGTTGCTGCGCGCATCGAATGTCGCGCGCCTGAACGCCGCGAAGACGCTCGCGAGAGAACTCGATGCGCCGACCGCCGAACCCGGCAACATGCACGTCGTGCAACTGCGCAATGCCGATGCGGTAAAACTCGCGAAGACCTTGCGCGGCATGCTCGGTAAAGGCGGCGGCGATAGCTCGTCAAGCGGGGGTGCCGGCGGCGGCGGCGCGAACTCGTTCAGTCAGAATCAGGGCGCAGGCGGATTCGGCAACAGCTCGACCGGCACGTCGGGCACGCCGCCGTTGCCGGGCGGTTCGTCGAGTTCGTTCGGCGGTTCGTCCTCGCTCGGCGGCGGCAGTTCGTTCGGCGGCGGTTCGTATGGCAGCGGCGCGGGCAGCAGTTCGCCGTTTCTCAGCAGCGACAAGGATCAGGACGACAATCAGCCAGGCGGCATGATCCAGGCCGATTCCGCGACGAATTCGCTGATCATCACCGCATCGGACCCTGTCTACCGCAATCTGCGCGCGGTGATTTCGCAACTCGACGCGCGCCGCGCGCAGGTTTACATCGAGGCGCTGATCGTCGAGTTGAATTCGAATACGAGCGGTAATCTCGGCATTCAATGGCAGGTCGCGAACAACTCGGTTTTTGCCGGCACGAACCTTCAGACAGGCCAGTCCAACAGCATCATCAATCTGACGGCCGCGGCCGCGACCGGAACGCCGCCTGGTCTCGCGGGAGCGATCGCCAACACGGGCGGGCTTCAACAGGGCCTGAACGTCGGCTGGATCCACAATATCTTCGGCGTGCAGGGGCTCGGCGCGCTGCTGCAGGCGCTGTCGCAGACGTCCGATGCGAACGTGCTGTCCACGCCTAACCTGATTACACTGGACAACGAGGAAGCAAAGATCGTCGTCGGCACGAACGTGCCGATCACGACGGGTTCGTTCTCGAATTTGACGAGCGGCAACACGGCCAACGCATTCAACACGTTCGACCGCGTCGACGTCGGCTTGACGTTGCACGTGAAGCCGCAGATCACCGACGGCGGCATTCTGAAGCTGCAGCTTTACACGGAAGACTCGGCAATCGTGACCGGCACGAACAACGCGGCGACCAACCCGGCAGGTCCCGAATTCACCAAGCGATCGGTGCAGTCGACGGTGCTTTGCGACAACGGCGAGATCATCGTGCTCGGCGGTTTGATGCAGGACAACTACCAGGTTCAGAACAGCAAGGTGCCGTTGCTCGGCGATATTCCGTGGATCGGCCAGCTGTTCCGCTCGGAACAGAAGACGCGCGAGAAGACGAACCTGATGGTGTTCCTGCGGCCTGTGATCCTCAGCGATGCCGCGACGACGCAGGCCGTGTCGGCGAATCGCTATGACTACATTCAGAATTTGCAGGGCGCGTACAAGTCGGACAACAACATCATGAGGGATAAGGATGACCCGGTGGTGCCGCCGATGCCGGTCGGCCCGAGCGAGGGCGGTTCGGCACTGAACCTGTTCGATCTCGACAAGATGCGGCGTCAGCAGATGGCGCCGCCGCCGGCTGCGGTTCCCGCTCCGGCGCCTGCACGGATTCCGGCTCCGGCTCAGGCGCCTGCCGCGGCGCCGGAGCCGACGCCGGTTCCCGCCTGGGTTCCCGAGCCCGCGACCGCTACGCCTGCTCCGGCTCCAGCGATGATTCCGGCGGCGCCCCCGCCGGCGATCGGCACGGGACAAGGCATTCAGTCTCCGGGAGCGCATCCGTGA
- the gspI gene encoding type II secretion system minor pseudopilin GspI has product MRRTHFRHRSSPGRPRRCGSRGFTMIEVLVALAIIAVALAASLRAVGALATGEADLHRRLLAGWSADNTLAQLRLTHSWPEIGSQSFDCSQGNLQLICTENVSTTPNPVFRRVEIVVTMPGRSGVLAQMVTVVPNETNRPL; this is encoded by the coding sequence ATGCGGCGCACGCATTTCCGCCATCGCAGCAGTCCCGGCAGGCCTCGCCGTTGCGGCAGCCGCGGCTTCACGATGATCGAGGTGCTCGTCGCGCTCGCGATCATCGCGGTCGCGCTGGCCGCCTCGCTGCGCGCGGTCGGCGCGCTCGCGACCGGCGAAGCGGATCTGCATCGCCGGCTGCTGGCCGGCTGGAGCGCGGACAACACGCTGGCGCAGTTGCGGCTCACGCACTCGTGGCCCGAAATCGGTTCGCAAAGTTTCGATTGTTCGCAGGGCAACCTGCAGCTGATCTGCACGGAGAACGTCTCGACAACGCCGAATCCGGTGTTCCGGCGCGTCGAGATCGTGGTGACGATGCCGGGGCGGTCCGGCGTGCTCGCGCAGATGGTGACGGTGGTCCCGAATGAAACGAACCGGCCGCTTTGA
- the gspE gene encoding type II secretion system ATPase GspE: protein MAASHAPIGADGARDAKELSAGAPAGNREGPSALAARLVPYGFARSGQILIAHQHPDSLEVWISDRTSDAALAEVARNFGVLSVVRMPADELAQAINTAYARQDGSAAQVVGEVEGEVDLSRLMQDIPEVEDLLESEDDAPIIRMINALLTQAAREQASDIHIEPFENASVVRFRVDGTLRDVVRPKKALHGALISRIKIMAQLDIAEKRLPQDGRITLRVGGRPVDVRVSTLPTGHGERAVLRLLEKDAARLNLEALGMAQDTLGQFDKLISRPHGIVLVTGPTGSGKTTTLYASMSRLETATTNIMTVEDPIEYDLSGIGQTQVNERIGMTFARALRSILRQDPDVIMIGEIRDLETAQIAVQASLTGHLVLATLHTNDAASAVTRLTDMGVEPYLLASSLLGVLAQRLVRRLCPVCKEEREEDGHKQWHPVGCDKCGHSGYAGRRGVYELLLVDESIRTLIHRNAADAEILEAGRKQGMRTLREDGDRWLATGLTSLEEVIRVTGGA, encoded by the coding sequence ATGGCCGCATCGCACGCGCCGATCGGCGCGGACGGCGCGCGCGATGCGAAGGAGTTGTCGGCCGGAGCGCCGGCCGGCAACCGCGAGGGACCGTCGGCGCTCGCAGCACGGCTCGTGCCGTATGGGTTCGCGCGAAGCGGCCAGATTCTCATTGCGCATCAGCATCCGGACTCGCTCGAAGTGTGGATCAGCGACCGCACGAGTGATGCGGCGTTGGCTGAAGTCGCGCGAAATTTCGGCGTACTGTCCGTTGTGCGGATGCCGGCCGATGAGCTTGCGCAGGCGATCAACACGGCCTATGCGCGCCAAGACGGCAGCGCGGCGCAGGTGGTCGGCGAAGTGGAAGGCGAAGTCGATCTGTCGCGGCTGATGCAGGACATCCCGGAAGTCGAAGACCTGCTCGAGTCCGAAGACGATGCGCCGATCATCCGCATGATCAACGCGCTGCTCACGCAGGCGGCGCGCGAGCAGGCTTCCGATATTCATATCGAGCCGTTCGAGAATGCATCGGTCGTGCGCTTTCGCGTCGACGGCACGCTGCGCGATGTCGTGCGGCCGAAGAAAGCGCTGCACGGCGCGCTGATTTCGCGGATCAAGATCATGGCGCAACTCGACATCGCCGAGAAGCGTCTGCCGCAGGACGGACGCATCACGCTGCGCGTGGGCGGCCGTCCGGTCGACGTGCGCGTGTCGACGCTGCCGACCGGTCACGGCGAGCGCGCCGTGCTGCGTCTGCTTGAAAAGGACGCGGCGCGTCTGAATCTCGAAGCGCTCGGCATGGCGCAGGACACGCTCGGGCAGTTCGACAAGCTGATTTCGCGGCCGCACGGCATCGTGCTCGTCACGGGTCCGACGGGCTCCGGTAAAACGACGACGCTTTACGCATCGATGTCGCGCCTCGAGACGGCCACGACCAACATCATGACCGTCGAGGACCCGATCGAATACGATCTGTCGGGCATCGGCCAGACGCAGGTCAACGAGCGCATCGGCATGACGTTCGCGCGTGCGTTGCGCTCGATTCTGCGTCAGGATCCGGACGTGATCATGATCGGCGAAATCCGCGACCTCGAAACCGCGCAGATCGCGGTGCAGGCATCGCTGACGGGCCACCTCGTGCTCGCGACGCTGCACACGAACGATGCCGCTTCGGCGGTCACGCGTCTGACCGATATGGGCGTCGAGCCGTATCTTCTGGCGTCGTCGCTGCTCGGCGTGCTCGCGCAGCGTCTCGTACGGCGCCTGTGCCCCGTGTGCAAGGAAGAGCGCGAAGAAGACGGCCATAAACAATGGCATCCGGTCGGCTGCGACAAATGCGGACACTCGGGTTATGCGGGACGGCGCGGCGTCTACGAGTTGCTACTGGTCGACGAATCGATCCGCACGCTGATCCACCGCAACGCCGCCGACGCCGAAATTCTCGAAGCCGGCCGCAAGCAGGGTATGCGCACGCTGCGCGAAGACGGCGATCGCTGGCTTGCGACCGGCCTCACGTCGCTCGAAGAAGTGATTCGCGTAACGGGCGGAGCCTGA
- a CDS encoding type II secretion system protein N: MTALQVRLISLLCFAVFCATATYWVVTLTSHRGPSVPAAAARVPVSVDQAATLFGGQLTRTVNQDVRLYGILALRDGAAAIVSVGGEPPHAVSLGNAIMEGAKLSQVRARSIIIDRNGSHSEVFLPANAPGPTIYVR; this comes from the coding sequence ATGACAGCCCTCCAAGTTCGCCTCATTTCGCTCCTGTGCTTCGCCGTGTTCTGCGCGACGGCAACCTATTGGGTCGTCACGCTGACGTCACATCGCGGTCCCAGCGTGCCCGCCGCCGCGGCGCGCGTGCCGGTGTCGGTCGATCAGGCGGCAACGCTGTTCGGCGGTCAGCTCACGCGCACCGTCAATCAGGACGTGCGCCTTTACGGCATCCTCGCGCTGCGCGACGGCGCCGCCGCGATCGTCAGCGTGGGCGGCGAACCGCCGCATGCCGTGTCGCTCGGCAACGCGATCATGGAAGGCGCGAAACTCTCCCAAGTGCGCGCGCGCTCGATCATCATCGATCGCAACGGCTCGCATTCGGAAGTGTTCCTGCCGGCGAACGCACCGGGGCCCACCATCTACGTACGCTGA
- a CDS encoding lytic transglycosylase domain-containing protein, translated as MKPIFLTVTAALTALLAAGTARADCFDEAAQYQKVNPLILRAIAWQESHNRPDALHKNANGSTDYGVMQINSVHLPALAQYGISSGTLMEPCKNVYIAAWHLRQKMNKYGNTWQAVGAYHSETPALRDKYAQQIVAILQKWKLMPATK; from the coding sequence ATGAAGCCGATCTTTTTGACCGTTACCGCCGCCTTGACCGCGCTTCTTGCGGCGGGCACCGCGCGGGCGGACTGCTTCGACGAGGCAGCCCAGTACCAGAAAGTCAATCCGCTGATTCTGCGGGCCATCGCATGGCAGGAATCGCATAACCGGCCCGACGCGCTGCATAAGAATGCGAACGGCTCGACCGACTACGGCGTGATGCAGATCAATTCCGTGCATCTGCCCGCGCTTGCTCAATACGGCATCTCGAGCGGCACGCTGATGGAGCCGTGCAAGAACGTCTATATCGCCGCATGGCATCTGCGCCAGAAAATGAACAAGTACGGCAATACGTGGCAGGCGGTCGGCGCCTACCATTCGGAAACGCCGGCGCTGCGCGACAAGTACGCGCAGCAGATCGTCGCGATCCTGCAAAAGTGGAAGCTGATGCCGGCTACGAAGTGA